atattattagaaacAAATTGTTTCACATTAGAATAGGAAATTGAAAAGAACATTAACTAGTATATAAAATTGATTGGATCAATCCACTTATCACTAATCTAACTCACTCACACGTGTTTGTTAActcaaataataattaaaactcATCGAAAGTGACTTTATAACTCTCTTTCGTATCTCTTTTTGTTGTACTTCTTGAATTGGTAACTTGTCTGACAAGAAAGGTAAAAAatactttgacaaaaaaaaaaaggtaagaaAATATAACTTCGTTTCCGTCTCTTGGCTGAAAGATCATTAAGCTTTGCGACAACGTAAGTTAGTTCGCAAATGTGACAAAAAACATGAATATAGCAAAAGAATCATATATGGAGAGACCCTGAACTTTCTGAAAACATTAATATGcaattgtttagaaaatataatgaattttgaaatttaattccCTAAGTTAAGATGACATAAAGGTGAACCTCTAGATAACTTTGCCAGGCCAGTGCGGATTCTAAGCTTCTCAATTGGACCGGCAGCTGATTCGGGGAAGATCTTGGCCTCGGTTAAACGTGTAGCCTTCTTAAGGAGAAAAGAGACCACCGGCATGTCAAATTCAGTTTCTGCATAATCTCTCCACTCCAAGGTTTGAAGCGTTGTTGACAAACACTCCGGAACATGAGTAGTACTAGTAAAACCTGGCTGATTCCCAGAAGACAGAGGCCGCGAGTTGCAAGACTGAGGAGAGAGAAACAATACGAAGATTTACAACGATCATATGAACAAGCTCCAGTTTCATTGTCaagttctcaaaaaaaaaaaaaaaaaaagaatgtaccTTGATTAGCTGGAGTTGGCGTAATATAGGGGAATGTTGAAGAAAATTGATTAACAAATCCCACCATCCAGAGGAACATGTGCACATACACAAATGCTCAAGCTTATTAAAGTAAGAGTCGACGGTGGGACCCCACTGCATTTGAGTTAATTAACGTACGAGTGAGTATATATTTTCGATAGATTGTAAATTAGTACTTAAAATAGAAAGGTCCGTTTTTACCTCTGATAAGCACGTTGTAAAGCTCCTCAGCTCGCTATAACTTGTCATAGAATCAAGAAACTCATCACCATAGACAGGACCTTGCACCACTGTCTTTTTAAGAAGAGGAGCACCAGCTGAGAGCTTGCCAATAAATTTGTCAGCCGACACTTGAATTGACACGGAGAGGTACAAATAATTAAGTGATGAAAGACAGATTGGATAGTCTTCAGGTATATCATCGAGTACAAGAGCCTTTAGCCTCAAACAACTTAGTGTCCCGCAAGTGTACATACTCTTTGGAAGAGCCGTGATCATCGGGTTTTGAGCGGCGGTAAGGTCGATTTCAAGCTCAAGCACAAACCGCGAAACTGCTAAATCAATCCAATTTTTAACATCCCTCGAGTCGCAATAAGGACTTACCGATAACTTGAGACTTTTGAAACTTGGAGCCACTTGTGACTGCAAAGACCTGCTCACGAATTCTGAAAAGTCTCTGCCCTCGTGTTCGCtataattataataaagttT
This genomic stretch from Brassica napus cultivar Da-Ae chromosome C9, Da-Ae, whole genome shotgun sequence harbors:
- the LOC106407542 gene encoding putative F-box/FBD/LRR-repeat protein At4g26350, producing MGMISDLPDQMLLEILSWLPTTEVVATMLLSKQWKFLWKQVPKLYYNYSEHEGRDFSEFVSRSLQSQVAPSFKSLKLSVSPYCDSRDVKNWIDLAVSRFVLELEIDLTAAQNPMITALPKSMYTCGTLSCLRLKALVLDDIPEDYPICLSSLNYLYLSVSIQVSADKFIGKLSAGAPLLKKTVVQGPVYGDEFLDSMTSYSELRSFTTCLSEWGPTVDSYFNKLEHLCMCTCSSGWWDLLINFLQHSPILRQLQLIKSCNSRPLSSGNQPGFTSTTHVPECLSTTLQTLEWRDYAETEFDMPVVSFLLKKATRLTEAKIFPESAAGPIEKLRIRTGLAKLSRGSPLCHLNLGN